A window from Synechococcus sp. RSCCF101 encodes these proteins:
- the infB gene encoding translation initiation factor IF-2 has translation MTSSGKVRIYELSRDLGLENKDVLDAAEKLSIAARSHSSSISEAEAGRIRQLVSGRKGGGDAPAPAAPKAILSVRKAAPTAPSAARKPAQVRQASGEGAPSAAAPKRSAPQPATAPSASSPAAPARRSAPQSPPERPVARKPAPSRPDRPAAPARPAAPSQSRTSPPSRPASPAATPARPAPGRPPSPATPARRPAAATPPPPARPAPARPAPRRPGAPAPTPATGTGRPRTPAKPQLVGRPQPTRPGAPAGGRPTGAAGRPAPAGRPASPQRAGQPQRAQAPLRPGAPTPTGAGRGQAPVRRPARSLELVGKPIRRQPEGSGGRPGAPTRPGGMPAGMRRPVAPGELMQLQKPGARQPAPPPRRPGSAPAGAPGAAGGAQATAPSATPPSAPRRPAYRPAGPGAAGRPRRPDWDDSARLEALRSRAPQRQRQKVHIIGENDDQLATQTGGFAGGQDSSVLQASLARPARPRGQQKVSGSKPVAALRKRRKETTRQRQRRRAMELRAAREAKLVRPEMLIVPEGNLTVQELADKLGVESSDIIKSLFFKGIIATVTQTLDLPSIEAVSQEFGVPVLEDDVEEAAKKTGEMIEESDLAHLIRRPPVVTVMGHVDHGKTSLLDAIRQTRDAAGEAGGITQHIGAYQVAVDHGGESRRLTFLDTPGHEAFTAMRARGTRVTDVAVLVVAADDGVRPQTLEAISHARAAEVPIVVAINKIDKEGAQPDRVKQELSERELVAEEWGGDTVMVPVSAIRGENIDKLLEMILLVSEVEDLQANPDRLAKGTVIEAHLDKAKGPVATLLVQNGTLRAGNVVAAGPVLGKVRAMVDDSGQRVKQAGPSSAVEALGFSEVPSAGDEFEVYPDEKSARAVVGERASEARASRLAQQMASRRVSLTALSGQASDGELKELNLILKADVQGSVEAILGSLEQLPQGEVQVRVLLSAPGEITETDVDLAAASGAVIVGFNTSMASGAKRAADANGVDVRDYDVIYKLLEDIQLAMEGLLEPELVEEALGEAEVRAVFTIGKSAVAGCYITSGKVLRNSKVRVHRGKEIVFEGDLDSLRRGKDDVKEVATGFECGIGCDRFANWQNGDRIAAYRLVTQRRSLST, from the coding sequence ATGACCAGCAGCGGCAAAGTCAGAATTTATGAGCTCTCCCGGGACCTGGGCCTGGAGAACAAGGACGTGCTGGACGCTGCCGAGAAACTCTCCATCGCCGCGCGCAGCCACAGCAGCTCGATCAGCGAGGCCGAAGCCGGACGGATCCGCCAGCTCGTGAGCGGCAGGAAGGGCGGCGGCGACGCCCCAGCGCCGGCTGCGCCGAAAGCGATCCTGTCGGTGCGCAAGGCCGCCCCGACCGCTCCGTCGGCCGCCCGCAAGCCGGCCCAGGTGCGCCAGGCCAGCGGCGAGGGCGCTCCCTCGGCCGCTGCCCCGAAGCGATCCGCCCCGCAACCGGCCACTGCTCCGTCCGCCTCCAGCCCGGCCGCTCCCGCGAGGCGCAGCGCGCCCCAGAGCCCACCCGAGCGTCCCGTGGCGCGCAAGCCGGCTCCCAGCCGCCCGGATCGACCTGCGGCGCCCGCGCGACCCGCCGCCCCATCCCAGAGCCGGACCAGCCCTCCCTCCAGGCCCGCATCACCGGCTGCCACGCCGGCCCGGCCCGCGCCAGGACGCCCCCCGAGCCCGGCAACCCCGGCCAGACGCCCCGCCGCCGCCACGCCGCCACCGCCGGCCCGACCCGCCCCCGCCAGGCCCGCACCCCGGCGGCCGGGCGCTCCGGCCCCCACCCCGGCAACGGGAACCGGCCGACCCCGCACGCCGGCCAAGCCCCAGCTGGTGGGCAGGCCTCAGCCCACGCGCCCGGGCGCTCCGGCCGGGGGTCGACCCACGGGAGCCGCCGGCCGCCCGGCACCGGCAGGGCGGCCGGCGTCGCCTCAGCGCGCCGGTCAGCCCCAGAGAGCTCAGGCTCCCCTGCGTCCAGGCGCACCGACCCCAACTGGCGCCGGCCGGGGTCAGGCGCCCGTCCGGCGTCCGGCGCGATCGCTGGAGCTGGTGGGCAAGCCCATCCGGCGCCAACCCGAGGGCAGCGGTGGCCGCCCCGGTGCCCCGACCCGTCCCGGTGGCATGCCCGCCGGCATGCGCCGGCCGGTCGCCCCCGGCGAGCTGATGCAGCTGCAGAAGCCCGGGGCCCGGCAACCGGCTCCGCCGCCGAGGCGCCCGGGCAGTGCCCCGGCCGGTGCCCCCGGAGCCGCGGGCGGAGCCCAGGCCACGGCACCGTCGGCGACACCGCCATCAGCGCCGAGGCGCCCCGCTTACAGGCCTGCAGGCCCAGGTGCGGCCGGGCGACCCAGGCGGCCCGACTGGGACGACAGCGCCCGCCTGGAAGCCCTGCGCAGCCGGGCACCGCAGCGGCAGCGCCAGAAGGTTCACATCATCGGTGAGAACGATGATCAGCTGGCCACCCAGACCGGCGGCTTCGCCGGTGGGCAGGATTCATCGGTGCTCCAGGCGAGCCTGGCCCGCCCGGCCAGGCCCCGCGGCCAGCAGAAGGTCAGCGGCTCCAAGCCGGTGGCGGCCCTGCGCAAGCGCCGCAAGGAGACCACGCGCCAGCGCCAGCGACGCCGCGCCATGGAGCTGCGAGCCGCCCGGGAGGCCAAGCTGGTCCGGCCCGAGATGCTCATCGTTCCCGAGGGCAATCTCACCGTGCAGGAGCTGGCCGACAAGCTCGGCGTGGAGAGCTCCGACATCATCAAGTCGCTCTTCTTCAAGGGCATCATCGCCACAGTCACGCAGACACTCGATCTGCCCTCGATCGAAGCCGTCTCCCAGGAGTTCGGCGTGCCGGTGCTGGAGGACGACGTCGAGGAGGCCGCCAAGAAGACCGGCGAGATGATCGAGGAGAGCGACCTGGCTCACCTCATCCGTCGCCCGCCGGTGGTGACCGTCATGGGTCACGTCGACCACGGCAAGACGAGTCTGCTGGACGCCATCCGTCAGACCCGTGATGCCGCCGGAGAAGCCGGCGGCATCACCCAGCACATCGGCGCCTATCAGGTGGCCGTCGACCACGGCGGCGAATCGCGCCGCCTCACCTTCCTGGACACCCCCGGGCACGAAGCCTTCACCGCCATGCGGGCGCGGGGCACACGGGTCACGGACGTGGCTGTTCTGGTGGTGGCCGCAGACGATGGCGTCCGGCCCCAGACCCTGGAGGCCATCAGCCACGCCCGCGCCGCCGAGGTGCCGATCGTGGTGGCCATCAACAAGATCGACAAGGAAGGCGCTCAGCCCGACCGGGTCAAGCAGGAGCTCTCCGAGCGTGAGCTGGTGGCTGAGGAGTGGGGTGGTGACACCGTCATGGTGCCGGTGAGTGCCATCCGGGGCGAGAACATCGACAAGCTCCTGGAGATGATCCTCCTGGTCAGCGAGGTGGAGGATCTCCAGGCCAATCCCGACCGGCTGGCGAAGGGCACCGTCATCGAAGCCCACCTCGACAAGGCCAAGGGTCCGGTGGCCACCCTGCTCGTGCAGAACGGCACCCTCAGAGCCGGCAATGTCGTGGCGGCCGGCCCTGTTCTGGGCAAGGTGCGGGCCATGGTGGATGACTCCGGCCAGCGCGTCAAACAGGCCGGCCCCTCCTCCGCCGTCGAGGCCCTGGGCTTCAGCGAGGTCCCATCGGCCGGCGATGAATTCGAGGTCTATCCCGATGAGAAATCCGCCCGGGCCGTGGTCGGCGAACGCGCTTCGGAAGCGCGGGCGAGCCGCCTCGCCCAGCAGATGGCGTCCCGCAGGGTCAGCCTCACAGCCCTCTCCGGTCAGGCCAGCGACGGGGAACTCAAGGAGCTCAACCTGATCCTCAAGGCCGACGTGCAGGGCTCGGTGGAGGCCATCCTCGGCTCCCTCGAGCAGCTGCCCCAGGGCGAGGTTCAGGTGAGGGTGCTGCTCTCCGCACCGGGCGAGATCACCGAAACCGACGTGGATCTGGCTGCCGCCTCGGGTGCCGTGATCGTGGGCTTCAACACCTCCATGGCCTCCGGCGCCAAGCGGGCGGCGGATGCCAACGGTGTCGACGTGCGCGACTACGACGTCATCTACAAGCTGCTGGAGGACATCCAGCTCGCCATGGAGGGCCTGCTCGAACCCGAACTGGTCGAGGAAGCCCTCGGGGAAGCCGAGGTGCGGGCCGTCTTCACCATCGGCAAATCCGCCGTGGCCGGCTGCTACATCACCAGCGGCAAGGTGCTGCGGAATTCCAAGGTGCGGGTGCACCGGGGCAAGGAGATCGTCTTCGAAGGCGACCTCGACTCCCTCCGCCGCGGCAAGGACGACGTCAAGGAAGTGGCCACCGGCTTCGAATGCGGCATCGGCTGCGATCGTTTCGCCAACTGGCAGAACGGGGATCGCATCGCCGCGTACCGACTGGTCACGCAGCGCCGCTCCCTGAGCACCTGA
- a CDS encoding YlxR family protein: protein MARPVLRRCAACRLLADRSTLWRVIRDHEDGVVLDQGFGRSAYLCRSTECLGEAIRRKRLQRALRCPVPQAVIAALEERLRADATADAEAR from the coding sequence ATGGCCCGTCCCGTCCTCAGGCGCTGTGCGGCCTGCCGCCTGCTCGCTGACCGGAGCACCCTCTGGCGGGTGATCCGGGATCATGAGGATGGAGTGGTGCTCGATCAGGGGTTCGGCCGTTCGGCCTACCTCTGCCGGAGCACCGAGTGCCTCGGGGAGGCCATACGCCGCAAGCGGCTTCAGAGGGCTCTTCGCTGCCCGGTGCCGCAGGCTGTGATCGCCGCTCTCGAGGAGCGTCTGCGCGCTGACGCCACCGCGGACGCTGAGGCAAGATGA
- a CDS encoding DUF389 domain-containing protein, giving the protein MEPSRLETLRRSYRLDAALSETFLVLTLGASLIGTLGLLANSAAVVIGAMVIAPWILPLGAGAFAVIQGDLPLLRRALITLMTGVALTTLLAIGLGLAAGLPSFGSEVSNRIRPNLLDLAIALVAGAIATYAKLRRGAVSSVAGTAIAVALVPPVCVMGLLLSHRLWQEAAGAGLLFTTNLLGILSGGLLVMGALEPAFRQRLKRSRMSYTSFVLTALLLVPLTGSFWDLVGSARRESTRQKVAETISEILRRETLTLGEEATIESVRIDWSQNPPLVRTAVRVSDPDLPTPKQVAAVQAYLNERLGLRFRLLVERSAVVIIGPETRPNAPEDLPVREGERTEAQRYPLEPPPPLPPLPPDEPLPSFDSITEQGDREPTEGAREVAP; this is encoded by the coding sequence ATGGAGCCCTCACGGCTGGAGACGCTGAGGCGGAGCTACCGCCTCGACGCAGCCCTCAGCGAAACCTTCCTCGTGCTGACCCTCGGGGCCAGCCTGATCGGCACCCTCGGGCTGCTGGCCAACAGTGCCGCCGTGGTGATCGGGGCCATGGTGATCGCCCCCTGGATCCTCCCCCTGGGAGCGGGCGCCTTCGCCGTGATCCAGGGCGATCTGCCCCTGCTTCGGCGTGCCCTGATCACCCTGATGACCGGTGTGGCTCTCACCACACTCCTGGCCATCGGACTGGGCCTGGCGGCCGGACTGCCCAGCTTCGGGAGCGAGGTGAGCAACCGGATCCGTCCCAATCTGCTCGATCTGGCCATCGCCCTGGTGGCCGGAGCCATCGCCACCTACGCGAAGTTGCGGCGCGGTGCGGTGAGCTCCGTGGCGGGAACGGCGATCGCCGTGGCGCTGGTGCCACCGGTCTGTGTGATGGGCCTGCTGCTGTCGCATCGCCTCTGGCAGGAGGCGGCCGGTGCCGGACTCCTGTTCACCACGAACCTGCTCGGCATCCTCAGCGGCGGCCTTCTGGTGATGGGGGCACTGGAGCCGGCCTTCCGCCAGCGCCTGAAGCGGAGCCGCATGAGCTACACCAGCTTTGTGCTCACGGCCCTGCTGCTGGTGCCATTGACCGGCAGCTTCTGGGATCTGGTGGGCAGTGCCAGGCGCGAATCCACGCGCCAGAAGGTCGCTGAAACCATCTCCGAAATCCTCCGGCGCGAAACGCTCACCCTGGGCGAGGAGGCGACCATCGAATCCGTCCGCATCGACTGGTCCCAGAACCCGCCGCTGGTGCGGACGGCGGTGCGGGTGAGCGATCCGGACCTGCCGACGCCCAAGCAGGTGGCGGCGGTGCAGGCCTACCTGAATGAGCGGCTGGGCCTGCGGTTCCGCCTGCTGGTGGAGCGATCCGCCGTGGTGATCATCGGTCCGGAGACACGGCCCAACGCCCCGGAGGACCTGCCGGTGCGGGAGGGCGAACGCACCGAGGCACAGCGCTATCCGCTCGAGCCCCCACCGCCTCTTCCCCCCCTGCCGCCGGACGAGCCTCTGCCGTCGTTCGACTCGATCACGGAACAGGGCGACCGGGAGCCAACGGAAGGCGCCCGAGAGGTCGCGCCCTGA
- a CDS encoding glutamine synthetase, giving the protein MRAPLEDSDTADGSGLRRVALTWVNHAGATLVKVVPMHAFRRSVTEGVGFSPVSDAFRTDGAIASGHRLAVPDGDLRLRADPASLAPLEPATGWGWAAGDRWQRDDVPYAADQRLFCRAQSQRLAAAGLSLSAGFELEWMLAEPGADGSCRPTVAGGPYGGDRLVNGLDYASALLDALEDADLPWLQFHPEYGASQFELSLAPAAALEAADRLVRARLVIQRVSERIGAHCSFSPKPCLDGVGNGGHLHFSVQRNGTPLLEGGGGEAGLTAEGASILAAVLDELPGLMALTAPSAVSYLRLVPGTWAAPFQVWGVENREAALRLIPAAADHAPAHAEIKVVDLMANPYLVLGALQAVVGGALQPLRQLPAPVHGDPERDPNARQLRLPRSLEESSAAFAASTVLVQAMGESLHGSLLDSMAAELQRSAGRTPAQLVQGLRWWPLVGGAPAPVRQSGG; this is encoded by the coding sequence ATGCGCGCGCCACTGGAGGACTCCGACACCGCCGACGGCAGCGGTCTGCGGCGGGTGGCCCTCACCTGGGTGAATCACGCCGGAGCCACGCTGGTGAAGGTGGTTCCCATGCACGCCTTCCGGCGCAGTGTGACGGAGGGCGTGGGCTTCTCGCCGGTGTCGGACGCGTTCCGCACGGATGGCGCCATCGCGTCGGGACACCGTCTGGCGGTTCCCGATGGAGACCTGCGCCTGAGGGCTGATCCCGCCTCCCTCGCCCCCCTGGAACCAGCGACGGGCTGGGGCTGGGCAGCGGGTGATCGCTGGCAGCGCGACGACGTGCCCTATGCCGCTGATCAGCGCCTGTTCTGCCGCGCCCAGTCGCAGCGGCTGGCCGCCGCCGGACTGAGTCTGAGCGCGGGTTTCGAGCTGGAGTGGATGCTCGCGGAGCCCGGCGCGGACGGGAGCTGCCGGCCCACCGTTGCCGGCGGTCCCTACGGAGGGGATCGCCTGGTCAACGGACTCGACTACGCCAGCGCGCTCCTGGACGCACTCGAGGATGCCGATCTGCCCTGGCTGCAGTTCCACCCCGAATACGGAGCCTCCCAGTTCGAGCTGTCTCTGGCTCCGGCTGCAGCACTGGAGGCCGCCGATCGGCTGGTGCGGGCCCGGTTGGTCATCCAGCGCGTGAGTGAGCGGATCGGTGCCCACTGCAGCTTCAGCCCGAAACCGTGCCTGGACGGCGTCGGCAATGGCGGTCACCTGCACTTCAGCGTGCAGCGCAACGGCACACCCCTCCTTGAAGGGGGTGGGGGTGAGGCCGGCCTCACGGCGGAGGGAGCCTCGATCCTGGCTGCGGTTCTGGACGAGCTGCCGGGCCTGATGGCGCTCACGGCCCCGTCGGCTGTGTCCTATTTGAGGCTGGTGCCGGGCACCTGGGCGGCCCCGTTCCAGGTGTGGGGGGTGGAGAACCGGGAGGCCGCTCTCAGGCTGATCCCCGCGGCAGCGGATCACGCGCCCGCCCATGCGGAGATCAAGGTGGTGGATCTGATGGCCAATCCCTACCTGGTGCTCGGGGCCCTGCAGGCGGTGGTCGGCGGCGCGCTGCAGCCGCTCCGGCAACTGCCGGCCCCGGTGCACGGCGATCCGGAGCGCGACCCGAACGCCCGCCAGCTGCGGCTGCCCCGCTCCCTGGAGGAATCGTCCGCCGCCTTCGCCGCCTCAACGGTGCTGGTGCAGGCGATGGGGGAGAGCCTGCACGGGTCCCTGCTGGACAGCATGGCCGCGGAACTCCAGCGCAGCGCGGGGCGGACACCAGCCCAGCTGGTGCAGGGGCTGCGCTGGTGGCCCCTGGTGGGCGGAGCGCCCGCGCCAGTGCGGCAATCCGGCGGCTGA
- a CDS encoding MarR family winged helix-turn-helix transcriptional regulator, with protein sequence MDALESARARFPDLGYREFRVLSLIAATPGITARQLQDVTGYDQGQVARILLALYDQERVQRGADPEQPRRYCYSIAPGEAAAALEQAGREVAQRWCSGESAGLELVLAGISRASARERRAIWNQVRAAFRSEIQADLQDGTLSADGETTPVRVRILKRDSDDASLKRLIDMLNYRISDDATLKRLIEILNYRVI encoded by the coding sequence GTGGATGCTCTCGAGAGCGCCAGGGCCCGATTTCCCGATCTGGGGTACCGCGAATTCCGGGTGCTCAGCCTGATTGCCGCCACTCCCGGCATCACAGCACGCCAGCTGCAGGATGTGACGGGCTACGACCAGGGACAGGTCGCCCGCATCCTCCTGGCTCTGTATGACCAGGAGCGCGTGCAGCGCGGTGCAGATCCGGAGCAACCGAGGCGCTACTGCTATTCGATCGCCCCGGGTGAGGCCGCGGCAGCCCTGGAGCAGGCGGGCCGAGAGGTTGCACAGCGCTGGTGCTCCGGCGAGTCCGCAGGCCTGGAGCTGGTCCTCGCCGGGATCTCACGGGCTTCAGCCAGGGAGCGACGGGCGATCTGGAATCAGGTGCGTGCCGCGTTCCGATCTGAGATCCAGGCGGATCTGCAGGACGGAACGCTCAGTGCGGACGGCGAAACCACTCCGGTACGGGTGCGCATCCTCAAGCGGGACAGCGACGACGCGTCCCTGAAGCGTCTGATCGACATGCTCAACTACCGCATCTCGGACGATGCCACCCTCAAGCGCCTGATCGAGATCCTCAACTACCGCGTCATCTAG
- the psbA gene encoding photosystem II q(b) protein → MTTTIQQRSGASVWDQFCAWVTSTNNRLYVGWFGVLMIPTLLAATICYIVAFIAAPPVDIDGIREPVAGSLLYGNNIISGAVVPSSNAIGLHFYPIWEAASLDEWLYNGGPYQLVVFHFLIGVFCYMGREWELSYRLGMRPWICVAYSAPVAAASAVFLVYPFGQGSFSDGMPLGISGTFNFMLVFQAEHNILMHPFHMLGVAGVFGGSLFSAMHGSLVTSSLVRETTESESQNYGYKFGQEEETYNIVAAHGYFGRLIFQYASFNNSRSLHFFLAAWPVIGIWFTALGVSTMAFNLNGFNFNQSILDGQGRVLNTWADVLNRANLGMEVMHERNAHNFPLDLAAAESTPVALTAPAIG, encoded by the coding sequence ATGACCACCACCATTCAGCAGCGCTCCGGCGCTTCGGTGTGGGACCAGTTCTGTGCATGGGTCACCTCCACCAACAACCGTCTGTATGTCGGTTGGTTCGGTGTGCTGATGATCCCCACGCTGCTGGCCGCCACCATCTGCTACATCGTCGCCTTCATCGCGGCACCCCCCGTCGACATCGACGGCATCCGTGAGCCGGTTGCCGGCTCGCTGCTTTACGGCAACAACATCATCTCCGGTGCTGTTGTGCCTTCGAGCAACGCCATCGGCCTGCACTTCTACCCCATCTGGGAAGCCGCTTCTCTGGATGAGTGGCTGTACAACGGCGGTCCTTACCAGCTGGTTGTCTTCCACTTCCTGATCGGCGTCTTCTGCTACATGGGCCGTGAGTGGGAACTCTCCTACCGCCTGGGCATGCGCCCCTGGATCTGCGTCGCCTACAGCGCCCCCGTGGCTGCTGCCAGCGCCGTGTTCCTGGTGTACCCCTTCGGTCAGGGCTCCTTCTCCGACGGCATGCCCCTCGGCATCAGCGGCACCTTCAACTTCATGCTGGTGTTCCAGGCTGAGCACAACATCCTGATGCACCCCTTCCACATGCTGGGTGTGGCCGGTGTGTTCGGCGGCAGCCTGTTCTCCGCCATGCACGGTTCGCTGGTGACCTCCTCGCTGGTTCGTGAGACCACCGAGAGCGAGAGCCAGAACTATGGCTACAAGTTCGGCCAGGAAGAGGAGACCTACAACATCGTGGCTGCCCACGGTTACTTCGGTCGCCTGATCTTCCAATACGCCAGCTTCAACAACAGCCGCAGCCTGCACTTCTTCCTGGCTGCCTGGCCTGTGATCGGCATCTGGTTCACCGCCCTTGGCGTGAGCACGATGGCGTTCAACCTGAACGGCTTCAACTTCAACCAGTCCATCCTTGATGGACAGGGCCGTGTGCTGAACACCTGGGCTGACGTGCTGAACCGCGCCAACCTGGGCATGGAAGTGATGCACGAGCGCAACGCTCACAACTTCCCGCTGGACCTGGCTGCTGCCGAGTCCACGCCTGTGGCCCTGACCGCTCCGGCGATCGGCTGA
- the nusA gene encoding transcription termination factor NusA — translation MALVLLPGLANLIDDISEEKKLPPQVVEAALREALLKGYERYRRTLYLGISEDPFEEDYFSNFDVGLDLDEEGYRVLASKIIVEEVESEDHQIALAEVMQVAEDAQVGDTVVLDVTPEKDDFGRMAAATTKQVLAQKLRDQQRRMIQEEFADLDDPVLTSRVIRFERQSIIMAVSSGLGRPEVEAELPRRDQLPNDNYRANATFKVFLKEVSEVPRRGPQLFVSRANAGLVVYLFENEVPEIQEGSVRIVAVAREANPPSRSVGPRTKVAVDSNEREVDPVGACIGARGSRIQQVVNELRGEKIDVIRWSPDPGQYIANSLSPARVEVVRLVDPDGHHAHVLVPPDQLSLAIGREGQNVRLAARLTGWKIDIKNAREYDQASEDATVAELIAQRQEEEQLQAEAEARLAAEQAARAEEDARLRELYPLPEDEEEYLDESMAAVEDAGEHSGEAEPEPAPAQGVEGEGPVEGEGEGEVR, via the coding sequence ATGGCTCTCGTACTGCTCCCAGGACTCGCCAACCTGATCGACGACATCAGCGAGGAGAAGAAGCTGCCGCCACAGGTGGTGGAAGCGGCCCTGCGCGAGGCGCTGCTCAAGGGCTACGAGCGCTATCGGCGCACCCTCTATCTGGGCATCAGTGAGGACCCGTTTGAAGAGGATTACTTCAGTAATTTCGATGTGGGCCTCGACCTGGACGAAGAGGGCTACCGCGTTCTCGCCAGCAAGATCATCGTCGAGGAGGTTGAAAGCGAGGACCACCAGATCGCCCTGGCCGAAGTGATGCAGGTCGCTGAAGACGCCCAGGTCGGAGACACGGTTGTCCTGGACGTCACTCCTGAGAAGGACGACTTCGGCCGCATGGCCGCTGCGACCACCAAACAGGTTCTGGCTCAGAAGCTGCGAGACCAGCAGAGGCGGATGATCCAGGAGGAGTTCGCCGACCTCGACGACCCGGTGCTGACCTCACGGGTCATCCGCTTCGAGCGTCAGTCGATCATCATGGCGGTGAGTTCCGGTCTGGGCCGGCCGGAGGTGGAAGCCGAGCTGCCCCGACGCGACCAGCTCCCGAACGACAACTACCGGGCCAATGCCACCTTCAAGGTGTTCCTGAAGGAGGTCTCCGAAGTGCCGCGGCGTGGGCCGCAGCTCTTCGTGTCGCGGGCCAATGCGGGCCTGGTTGTGTATCTCTTCGAGAACGAGGTGCCCGAAATCCAGGAAGGCTCGGTCCGAATCGTGGCTGTGGCCCGGGAAGCGAACCCACCCTCCCGTTCCGTGGGCCCCCGCACCAAGGTCGCTGTCGACAGCAACGAGCGTGAGGTGGATCCGGTGGGCGCCTGCATCGGCGCACGCGGCTCGCGCATCCAGCAGGTGGTGAATGAACTTCGTGGCGAGAAGATCGACGTGATCCGCTGGTCACCGGACCCCGGCCAGTACATCGCCAACTCCCTCAGTCCGGCCCGCGTGGAGGTGGTGCGCCTGGTGGATCCCGACGGCCACCACGCCCACGTGCTCGTGCCGCCGGATCAGCTCAGCCTGGCCATCGGCCGGGAAGGTCAGAACGTCCGCCTGGCGGCCCGGCTCACCGGCTGGAAGATCGACATCAAGAACGCTCGTGAATACGACCAGGCCAGTGAGGACGCCACCGTGGCCGAACTGATCGCCCAGCGTCAGGAGGAGGAACAGCTTCAGGCGGAAGCGGAGGCTCGACTGGCCGCCGAGCAGGCTGCACGGGCCGAGGAGGACGCCAGGCTGCGCGAGCTTTACCCCCTGCCTGAGGACGAGGAGGAGTACCTGGACGAGAGCATGGCGGCGGTGGAGGACGCCGGGGAGCACTCCGGGGAAGCCGAGCCGGAGCCTGCTCCCGCCCAGGGGGTCGAGGGCGAGGGCCCGGTCGAAGGCGAGGGCGAGGGCGAGGTCCGGTGA
- the rimP gene encoding ribosome maturation factor RimP — protein MPHPLIPDLERLAADAAASDAKQVCGVHLFTHSAPMTIQVQIRQADGSDVSLDDCAGFSAVLDRLLEASELIREAYVLEISSPGLGDVLRDDRDFRSFRGFPVEVSLRDAEGASRSREGRLLERTETDLLLTIRGRVTRIPRETILQVRLRQSDEEP, from the coding sequence TTGCCTCACCCCCTGATCCCTGATCTGGAGCGCCTGGCGGCGGACGCCGCAGCCAGCGATGCCAAGCAGGTCTGTGGCGTCCATCTGTTCACCCACAGCGCGCCGATGACCATCCAGGTCCAGATCCGCCAGGCCGATGGCTCCGATGTGAGCCTGGACGACTGCGCCGGATTCAGCGCGGTTCTCGACCGGCTGCTCGAGGCCAGCGAACTGATCCGGGAGGCCTACGTGCTGGAGATCAGCAGTCCCGGCCTGGGCGATGTGCTCAGGGATGACCGCGATTTCCGCAGTTTCAGGGGGTTCCCGGTCGAAGTGAGTCTCCGCGACGCCGAGGGAGCCAGCCGCAGCCGCGAGGGCCGGTTGCTGGAGCGCACCGAGACGGACCTGCTGCTGACGATCCGCGGCCGGGTGACCCGAATCCCGCGCGAGACCATCCTCCAGGTCCGGCTGCGTCAGAGCGACGAGGAGCCCTGA
- a CDS encoding DUF3493 domain-containing protein: protein MGEQDRSSGLDPELRRRLLAESRTPWRGLRRGLWLAFAGSGAIGLMVMLSRLLGGGEVAGSDLLLQLGAFLLFAALLWWDRNRDSGSPGGDLDR, encoded by the coding sequence ATGGGTGAACAGGACCGCTCCTCCGGCCTTGATCCGGAGCTGCGCCGCCGCCTGCTGGCTGAATCACGCACCCCCTGGCGGGGACTCCGGCGGGGGCTCTGGCTCGCCTTCGCTGGCTCCGGCGCCATCGGCCTGATGGTCATGCTCTCCCGTCTGCTCGGTGGCGGGGAGGTCGCCGGCAGCGATCTGCTCCTGCAACTCGGCGCCTTCCTCCTCTTCGCCGCGCTGCTCTGGTGGGACCGCAACCGCGACTCCGGCAGTCCCGGGGGGGATCTCGACAGATGA